A window from Deltaproteobacteria bacterium encodes these proteins:
- a CDS encoding hydantoinase/oxoprolinase family protein, with protein sequence MTDRTPQAETTFKIGIDVGGTFTDLFCWSGTGEVETFKVLSTPQDPSVGLVDGLRAVAAAHGLSVEALARRVKTIVHGTTVTTNAVLTRRGAKTGLLTTAGVRDALEMRRGIRERQYDNRYLNVEPLVERALRRPVPGRLDAQGQELEPLDLAALRAEARRLKGEGATAVAVCFMNAFANDTHERAAAEIVRQELPEAYLSVSTELLPTIRFFDRISTTVLNAYVGPVLRDYLRALTGKLAGIGFAGVLLIMQSSGGVALPQVTEARAAMTLLSGPAGGPPAALAYTAPHGLSSCLVADMGGTSFDVSLVQDGHVALRGEGEIDRLRIALPMLDIATIGAGGGSIGWVDGGGLLRMGPQSAGALPGPACYGRGGELPTSTDAQLVLGYLDPEYFAGGAMKLQRDKARRAIETHIARPMGLDVETAAAGMYRVISTNMAHGIRQITVRRGLDPREFPLVIGGGAGPLHACPIALELEIPTVVVPPTASILCATGMLLSDLGHDFVRSCVGPLAALPPARLEGVVQELVAEGRAELAKEGVSDERAEVQVALDLRYLRQYHEVTVPVAREAIARGDYAALARAFHAEHNRLYGYDLAGEGTPLELINVRVRALGRTEKPELPRREAGGPDPSRALKGRRRAFVFDADRFEELPVYDGHLLLAGARVAGPALIERTDTTIFVSARYAAELDERGSCLLRLRAAQGRVA encoded by the coding sequence ATGACGGACCGGACGCCCCAGGCGGAAACGACCTTCAAGATCGGCATCGACGTGGGCGGGACCTTCACCGACCTCTTCTGCTGGTCGGGGACGGGCGAGGTGGAGACCTTCAAGGTGCTCTCCACGCCGCAGGACCCGTCGGTGGGGCTCGTCGACGGGCTCCGCGCGGTGGCCGCGGCGCACGGGCTCTCCGTCGAGGCGCTGGCCCGCCGGGTGAAGACCATCGTGCATGGCACCACGGTCACGACCAACGCCGTGCTCACGCGGCGGGGGGCGAAGACCGGGCTCCTCACCACGGCCGGGGTGCGTGACGCCCTGGAAATGCGAAGGGGAATTCGCGAACGTCAGTACGATAACCGCTACCTGAACGTGGAGCCGCTCGTCGAGCGGGCCCTGCGGCGCCCGGTGCCGGGGCGGCTGGACGCCCAGGGGCAGGAGCTCGAGCCGCTCGACCTCGCCGCGCTGCGGGCCGAGGCGCGTCGACTGAAGGGCGAGGGGGCGACGGCGGTGGCCGTCTGCTTCATGAACGCTTTTGCGAACGATACGCACGAGCGCGCGGCGGCGGAGATCGTCCGGCAGGAGCTCCCCGAGGCGTACCTCTCGGTCTCGACCGAGCTGCTGCCCACGATCCGCTTCTTCGACCGCATCTCGACCACCGTGCTGAACGCGTACGTCGGGCCGGTGCTGCGCGACTACCTGCGCGCGCTGACGGGCAAGCTGGCGGGGATCGGCTTTGCCGGCGTGCTCCTCATCATGCAGTCCTCGGGGGGCGTGGCGCTCCCTCAGGTGACCGAGGCGCGCGCGGCGATGACGCTCCTCTCGGGTCCGGCGGGCGGGCCCCCCGCGGCGCTGGCCTACACCGCGCCGCACGGCCTCTCGAGCTGCCTGGTGGCCGACATGGGGGGGACGAGCTTCGACGTCTCGCTGGTGCAGGACGGGCACGTTGCCCTCCGCGGCGAAGGCGAGATCGACCGGCTGCGCATCGCGCTTCCGATGCTGGACATCGCGACGATTGGCGCGGGGGGCGGGAGCATCGGCTGGGTGGACGGCGGAGGACTGCTCCGCATGGGGCCGCAGTCGGCGGGGGCTCTGCCGGGACCCGCCTGCTACGGACGCGGCGGCGAGCTGCCGACCTCCACTGACGCGCAGCTCGTCCTCGGGTATCTGGACCCCGAGTACTTCGCGGGCGGAGCGATGAAGCTCCAGCGCGACAAGGCGCGGCGCGCGATCGAGACCCACATCGCGCGGCCCATGGGCCTGGACGTCGAGACGGCGGCGGCCGGGATGTACCGCGTGATCAGCACCAACATGGCCCACGGCATCCGGCAGATCACCGTGCGGCGTGGCCTCGACCCGCGCGAGTTCCCGCTCGTGATCGGCGGCGGGGCGGGGCCGCTGCACGCCTGTCCCATCGCGCTCGAGCTCGAGATCCCGACGGTGGTGGTGCCGCCGACGGCGTCTATCCTCTGCGCCACGGGGATGCTCCTCTCGGACCTCGGCCACGACTTCGTTCGCTCGTGCGTCGGGCCGCTCGCCGCGCTCCCCCCGGCCCGACTCGAGGGGGTGGTGCAAGAACTCGTAGCGGAGGGGCGCGCGGAGCTGGCGAAGGAAGGGGTCTCGGACGAGCGGGCCGAGGTGCAGGTGGCGCTGGATCTGCGCTACCTGCGCCAGTACCACGAGGTCACCGTGCCGGTGGCGCGCGAGGCGATCGCTCGTGGGGACTATGCGGCGCTCGCGCGGGCCTTCCACGCGGAGCACAACCGGCTCTACGGCTACGACCTCGCGGGCGAGGGGACACCGCTGGAGCTGATCAACGTGCGGGTGCGGGCGCTCGGCCGGACGGAGAAGCCCGAGCTGCCGCGACGCGAGGCGGGGGGCCCCGACCCGAGCCGCGCACTCAAGGGGCGACGCCGCGCCTTCGTCTTCGACGCGGACCGCTTCGAGGAGCTGCCGGTCTACGACGGGCACCTATTGCTCGCGGGGGCGCGCGTGGCGGGACCCGCGCTGATCGAACGGACGGACACCACGATCTTCGTCAGCGCGCGCTACGCGGCGGAGCTCGACGAGCGGGGGAGCTGTCTACTGCGCCTGCGGGCGGCGCAAGGGAGGGTGGCCTGA
- a CDS encoding hydantoinase B/oxoprolinase family protein, whose protein sequence is MHARDAIDPVLVSIIGRALKAITDEMSISMEKTTRSPILCEAKDFVTGLYDAEGRMLEQTENLPILSFSLSPVCRHIAERFAGQVFPGDVFFHNDVFSYGNQNNDVAAFKPIFFGETLVGWAATKGHMADIGGAVRGGYNPNATEVWQEALRIPAVKVYERGVLRQDVWDLIFANIRLPIVQEDMRAEIGSCTVGERRLLSLIEKYGLERFEAHKRALFESTRRLMESEVRAIPDGTYRGESTVYYDGRTVGSTYRIRVTITVTAGRIVFDFTGTDAQTTGFVNGTYASSASATILTFLQMVNPDMPHNHGMLEPLELVIPEGTILNAAYPAATTFGNHLCPPIADAIIRALAPAIPERVTAGWNQLMCSLSTGLRPDRDETYVDILFMGLKGGSGATRDCDGYDHIGMIDASGGVLDQDYEMFEQMTPHLLLRHEYLTDSAGPGRHRGGLGVETRYRVGGRETQLVVFGDGDVEPAFGLEGGGVGTLNSIALERPDGTVQVPKSKDLVAGVPAGTVYVQEAGGGGGFGPPEERPAEKVAREVRNELVSLEAARTHYGVAVDPVTFAVLSEETARLRAARRGGGGAA, encoded by the coding sequence ATGCACGCACGCGACGCCATCGATCCGGTGCTGGTCTCGATCATCGGACGGGCCCTCAAGGCCATCACCGACGAGATGAGCATTAGCATGGAGAAGACCACGCGCTCTCCCATCCTCTGCGAGGCCAAGGACTTCGTCACCGGCCTCTACGACGCGGAGGGGCGCATGCTCGAGCAGACGGAGAACCTGCCGATCCTCTCCTTCTCGCTCAGCCCCGTCTGCCGGCACATCGCCGAGCGCTTCGCCGGGCAGGTCTTCCCAGGGGACGTGTTCTTTCACAACGACGTCTTCAGCTACGGCAACCAGAACAACGACGTGGCGGCCTTCAAGCCGATCTTCTTCGGCGAGACGCTCGTCGGGTGGGCGGCCACCAAGGGGCACATGGCCGACATCGGCGGGGCCGTGCGCGGGGGCTACAACCCGAACGCGACCGAGGTCTGGCAGGAGGCGCTGCGCATCCCCGCGGTGAAGGTCTACGAGCGCGGCGTGCTGCGCCAGGACGTCTGGGACCTGATCTTCGCCAACATCCGGCTGCCCATCGTGCAGGAGGACATGCGCGCCGAGATCGGGAGCTGCACCGTCGGCGAGCGCCGGCTGCTTTCGCTCATCGAGAAGTACGGGCTCGAACGCTTCGAGGCCCACAAGCGGGCGCTCTTCGAATCGACGCGCCGGCTGATGGAGTCGGAGGTGCGGGCCATCCCCGACGGGACCTACCGCGGCGAGAGCACCGTCTACTACGACGGCCGGACGGTCGGCTCGACCTACCGCATCCGCGTGACGATCACGGTCACGGCCGGGCGCATCGTCTTCGACTTCACCGGCACCGACGCGCAGACGACCGGCTTCGTGAACGGGACCTACGCCTCGAGCGCCTCGGCCACCATCCTGACCTTCCTGCAGATGGTGAACCCCGACATGCCGCACAACCACGGTATGCTCGAGCCGCTCGAGCTCGTGATCCCCGAGGGCACGATCCTGAACGCGGCCTATCCGGCGGCCACCACCTTCGGCAACCACCTCTGCCCGCCGATCGCCGACGCGATCATCCGGGCGCTCGCCCCGGCGATCCCGGAGCGCGTGACCGCGGGGTGGAATCAGTTGATGTGTTCGCTTTCCACCGGGCTCCGTCCCGACCGCGACGAGACCTACGTGGACATCCTCTTCATGGGGCTCAAGGGGGGCTCGGGGGCCACGCGGGACTGCGACGGCTACGACCACATCGGCATGATCGACGCCTCGGGGGGCGTGCTCGACCAGGACTACGAGATGTTCGAGCAGATGACGCCGCACCTGCTCCTGCGGCACGAGTACCTGACCGACTCGGCGGGGCCGGGGCGGCACCGCGGGGGCCTTGGCGTCGAGACGCGCTACCGCGTGGGGGGCCGCGAGACGCAGCTCGTGGTCTTCGGCGACGGGGACGTGGAGCCGGCCTTCGGGCTCGAGGGAGGCGGCGTCGGTACGCTGAACAGCATCGCGCTCGAGCGGCCGGACGGGACGGTGCAGGTGCCGAAGAGCAAGGACCTGGTGGCGGGGGTGCCGGCGGGGACGGTCTACGTGCAGGAGGCCGGGGGGGGCGGAGGCTTCGGTCCCCCCGAGGAGCGACCGGCGGAGAAGGTGGCCCGCGAGGTGCGAAACGAGCTGGTCTCGCTCGAGGCCGCGCGCACGCACTACGGCGTGGCGGTGGACCCGGTGACCTTCGCCGTGCTTTCCGAGGAGACGGCGCGGCTGCGGGCGGCCCGGCGCGGTGGCGGGGGGGCAGCATGA
- a CDS encoding indolepyruvate oxidoreductase subunit beta encodes MTGGVTVLLVGVGGQGVLTAAEILSLAAHHAGLPVGAGQLHGMSQRGGSVECLVRLGTSESAFAIGRAPDVVLGFERLETLRALPRLGPTTRVLFSDGAIVPFAMVQRREAYPSVEEILSRLRAVAPATQALDGRALAGQTGASRTLNVLLLGALSGLELLPLSSETLFAAVAERCPARFLEANRQAFELGRRWAQENPGEPLTGKDVG; translated from the coding sequence ATGACGGGCGGCGTGACGGTCCTGCTCGTGGGCGTGGGGGGCCAGGGGGTCCTCACCGCGGCCGAGATCCTGAGCCTCGCGGCGCACCACGCCGGCCTCCCCGTCGGGGCGGGCCAGCTCCACGGCATGTCCCAGCGCGGTGGGAGCGTCGAGTGCCTCGTGCGCCTCGGTACGAGCGAAAGCGCCTTCGCCATCGGCCGCGCGCCGGACGTGGTGCTCGGCTTCGAGCGGCTCGAGACGCTGCGCGCCCTGCCGCGGCTGGGACCGACCACGCGGGTCCTCTTCTCGGACGGCGCGATCGTGCCCTTCGCCATGGTGCAGAGGCGCGAGGCCTACCCGAGCGTGGAGGAGATCCTCTCCCGGCTCCGCGCGGTGGCCCCCGCGACGCAGGCCCTCGACGGGAGGGCGCTCGCCGGCCAGACGGGGGCCAGCCGGACCCTGAACGTGCTGCTCCTCGGCGCGCTTTCGGGGCTCGAGCTTCTGCCGCTCTCGAGCGAGACGCTCTTCGCCGCGGTGGCCGAGCGCTGCCCGGCGCGCTTTCTCGAGGCCAACCGGCAGGCCTTCGAGCTCGGCCGGCGCTGGGCGCAGGAGAACCCGGGAGAACCCCTCACAGGGAAGGACGTGGGATGA